The sequence TGGCAGCCAACGAATAACAAATTCGACACAGGTTTACCGGGAGAGAAATAAAGGCGCGCACAGACACGTACCGCGCAGTACCCGGACAGCTAACAATGGCGAACGTGACCGCGTGCACCTTCACTTTGTAGCACAAACTATTGCAAGTTTCGCAGTTCAGGACATGCCTTGTTGAAATTAAGCAATGACTTAGCAAAGTGTTGCttttttcttataataaaaaagaatattataataagctATGGATTAAAAACATCGTGAATTATAAATGAATCATATTATGCTTAGTGAAAAGAAAcactttaatattatattatatctagCACAAATTATtgtaagtttttagaacaaaTTATTTCAGAACATACCTTGTTGGAAATTAAGCAAAGCTCAAGCAAAGAGTTGGGCTTttaattacaatgaaatatCATCTGAAATATCGTTTAATTAGATAAAAAATGCGCCATATTCTACCCGGTAAAATAAAACACTTCAATTATACATGATACTGCTGTTTTGACATGCCTACATATTAAGGGTCGGAAAAAGTGGAACCTGTGAAATATGGGACTACTTTTCGGGAATAACGGGATAACATTGAAAATACGTGCTACCCAAACTATACGTATTTAAGGAATGAACATTCATCCTAAATGCAGTATGCATACAACACAGAACATAGGCTTTGGTGCAGCTTGCTGAGGCAAAGCAAGCGTCTTAAAGCTGtcattaaaaaagaaagatacTTATGTGCTTCGTAAATTACTAACAATTACCTTTTTTATGcccaacaaataaattaaagaaaacacAAGTTTCAATGAATAACAATAATGTGCACGAACACCGTGCCGCGTTCCCGGACAGCTAACAACGGACGTGACCGCGTACGCCTTCAGTTTTTACCACAAACTATCGCAAGTTTCGCAGTTTCGGAACACAGTTGAAATTAACAAAGGGTTAGCTTTTAGTTACGATGAAATGGTACGTGCGTTTTAGATTAAACGTTATAATAAAGTTAAACCAACaaatttatgtataaataatgtcaatacATGGGCGCTACTACTTCAGTTTCCTAATCATTAACAGTTTAACAAAATGAAACTTGTTAATTACACTTTACTATTTAGGctaacattatgaaaaataatcctgtagtaattaataaaaataaattcaaaatttcttAAAATGTTTTCAATGATGTTAATATGAATGAGGACTACCTGTATAGACTGACTGACTAGGTGTATGAAACACTTTTGTCTTAAGATTTTAAAGCTTTAACTTTGACcgacaaaatattattatcacTTAAAAACCTCAGTCCTGATAATACACAGTTTGCTCATATTTCACCGCTTCATTTTCTGGCACAACCGGCATCACCATAAAGTAAAACTTTTTCTTCGTCAATGACTTCAGAACACCCGTTTTCTCATGGTCAtcctttatatttatattttcattgtcattactatctgtttttttattatcactGCCCGTACCTTGTCCTTGACTTTCTTTTTCTCTTTCCAACTTTTGCTGTTCTTTCAACCTATTTAGTTCCTTCAACCTTTCCAATAGTTTCTCGGCTTCTCTCATTTGGTTCTTTATGTCGTTTACATTATTATTCGGATTGGTTTGGCCTGTGTTCGTATTACGattgaaattatttaagttGTTGGTGTTCGGTCTATTAGCATTTGTATTACCTCCTAGGACTGATAGTAAACCTctatttgcattattattgttAGGGTAGTTATTTGAATATTGATTGTAGTTACTGTTCAatgtattttgattattgtttgATCCTAGGCCTAGGGCGCCAATGAGTGGTATGTTGGGATTGTTGTTATTACTGTCCTGGTTATTTCCGAGAAGAGAGCCAACAAATAGCTGAGCCTGTACTGTAGTTGTCGTCATCAAACTTCCTGTAGACAATCAATTTGACATCTTTATATTGGAAGAATATTAAGAATCTTCCATACTTGTTAGTAATATTTGAATACGTACTTTGCATGTAATCACAAAGCTCGAAAGGcattataattaaatgaatgtctggcctaatgggtaataaccctgtctatgaagccgatggtcccgtgttCGAATcaggtaagggaatttatttgtgtgatgatctatttatgtatgtacatatattgtcgcctagtacccatagtacaagctttggtTTGTTTGGGGTTTCGGgctaggtcaatctgtgtaagattgtccccaaatatttattttatttaaattaaataaattatcagtACTGTACTGaacataaaacaaaactaaattgGTTTTGTACCACAGTCATCtgtgttttgtacaaaaaaaaacaattttcagttttacaGAATGACCAAATAACAAACTAAGTAAATAGGGTCAAAAATATCCCTTGGACTCTTTACACGCCAAGACCAGTCGAAGCAAACATTTTTggtaaaacacaataaaaatagattttaaaagTTAACTCAATTACCTAAGTGGAGTGGAGGTAGACCACTTTATTAAGTATCATCAAATATAGCACGATTACTGACGCATTACGGAAAATATAAACTACTTACCAAAAACAATAGATATAAAAGCATGTCTACAAATTAAACTCTGCATTTTGATCAGGTAAGTTAATtgcacaataataaattaaccaGACATTTCTCGCGCACAACCGCAGTTACCGCTGACAAAATCACATGGAtaactaacatatttaataaccaTTTAACGTTATATCTTTCCGGTTTAATCattagataaatataattaacaaatgtCCGTTTAACAAATGGATTCTTTTTTTAGCCGGAATAACTCAGATAATTGTCtccattattatatttattatatcatgCACTGCACCATACATTATGTTATCTAGCTGTGATTGTGTGTATATCATAAagataatatagagatgaaatgggggagcGGGGAGatgaacgagatgctcttacggAACTTTCAGTaagagtagcagagaaagcgttattctTGTTTGTCCTAGTCATAGTCGCACTTGTCATTCCCAGTTTTAAAAAGTCCGAAGTGACATAGTCGATTTTTGTTGCCCACTGTTttttatggtgggtaacaatgaacccgaccaaattacatTGGTTGTTGTTGGTATGTTGTGAGGAATATTAAaaggtgtttttaattttgtcgcattgcgtatgatctgtccctcacgggcgcacgcgtatagcacatatataattatgatcctaccatctatacatatatctatatgttttgtcgttatttatgtatatattataagaaatataagtatgtatatttatgtatgtatggtatgttattgtattatatttggttgttgttgttaaagtagcaccgcccacaatctctctgctttgcctaaaggttgactggtagagaatgcctcatggcattaagtccgccttttgtactataaggttttcttttgtgcaataaagattaaataaataaatatacatagtttACGAGTATGCTTAGTTAGCAAAATAAAATGAGGATAGAaaattattacaacaatattCATTTAACCGATATAAATGATAAGTTTAATTTTCGGTAACTTCTTTGATATACACGTTCTAAGCACATCGAGATCACGGCGCACGGCGTGGTGTAACAGGTTCATCGAATATCGcgatattaagtaggtatgtatagatttacttacttactgatcGTACCTATGcccaaaattatgaaataatatgtGTTTAATACCTAATAAATCTCTCTTTGCGTATGGGACTCCAGCTAAATCAAAAAGACTTTGTAATTTAAtaggcgcatggcacactgcatccgattcgcacgtcacATCCCTTACAACGGATACCTATTCGAAAATCATTGTTATCTCTACTTTGAAATCAATTCAGGCTAAGATGACTGCAAAATATGCATGTGCGCTAATTCCTGGCGCGTGCGAGACGCGTGCGCGGTTCACCTGCGTGCGTGTACGCAGAAGGGTTCCCTTGTAATGGATTAGTtgagcctattttttttttgggtaggCGTGTGTCGAAATCAGTCGAGCCATAACTAAATGGACTGGTCAGTTGCTGGTCCATCTGCTTTCCTTTTAATTATTCTTTTGCAGGAGGGATCATTTATTAGAAAGGGTCGATAAATCCTATTTGTTGTATATAAAATCATAAACCAAACAATTTTTACTAcctaatataaaacatattttaccacaaaaattaaaataaatatagcttTTATGTCCAAGatagctttaaaaaaatgaaacattTACGTGGAACTTAATCCATAAGTGGTCAGTGGCATCCCTGTaatgattaaaaattaaatacaatataattatttgatttatttttaatcaattGATGATTTTCTCAATTAACAAGACAGAAGAAGGGATAGTATTTCAAAAATCTAGATTCCGTATTTTTTATCTCTCTTACCTACTTGTATTAACTGTAACTAAAAACCCCTAATATTCGCATAATAAATCCCATGCTTAGCACCCACTCGACATAATGGAGTGGCGATTGTGCGCCCCACGCACCGCACCGGGCGACAATCCGCTAAACCTATTGTAATTATACACATCAAAGCACCCTTTGGAATCAGCTGGCTGACAAAATATGTTCACTTTTTGCACCAAGGACTATTTTGATTATAAGAAAATACGAATTTTGATGtgataacatttaaaaatataaaataggttAGTATTTTGTGTGtgagtaatatttttatttaagagtCTAATGTTAGGTATCGTCAAATATAGCaattagcaaataaataaaaatgatgacTGAGCCAAATGCCTCTCTTTCTTACATTATTCCTTGAGCAAGCAACTAGTCAGCAATAATATGTTCAACTTAacctacttaataataaacacataaaaataagcattttaaaatctgaatgaTTTAATAAAATCTGAGTGATTATAGCATCATATTATACCATCTTCGCATTGGTATCCGAGGTCCGTCGAATCGACCCCGTGCTGTGCTGAACATGTTTTGAACACTTTAACcgcaaatttttaaataacctgtccatatttattttaataaagccttcatttttgtattcatttaaattgttaatCTAATAAAAAGGCTTTTATATGATAAAAGTCCAGCATCAATGAAATGACTTCATAGTGTCGCCAACATAAAAACGTTGCGCCCCAACAGTTTAGAACTTCAATTCAAACTTATTATCGCAATTCTTTATCATCAGCATCCCAATGACGGGGATTTGTGGCATTTGCGCCGATTACAAATCTATTAACATGTGATAACATATGGACCCCCGGAGCCGGCCGGGGGCCCGAGCGCCCGGGGTGCCACTGCGATTGTATTTTGATTGCGATTCATGTTGAGCGGAATCTAGTGCAAATGACGACAGTTTTTTTAATGTCGCATTTTTCGTGTCTCCAAAAGAGGACTTAGTTCAGATAAACACAAAGTTGAATTTAGAAACGAAGCGGGGTATGAAATAGGATGTTTTAAAATTAGTCTTCCTAAGTAAAATAGTAGAACATTTTAAGGGTACTTTAATTGTTGAGTGTGTAACGGTGCATTATGAACGTTTTTTAATGTTA is a genomic window of Cydia pomonella isolate Wapato2018A chromosome 15, ilCydPomo1, whole genome shotgun sequence containing:
- the LOC133525911 gene encoding GATA zinc finger domain-containing protein 15-like, with protein sequence MQSLICRHAFISIVFGSLMTTTTVQAQLFVGSLLGNNQDSNNNNPNIPLIGALGLGSNNNQNTLNSNYNQYSNNYPNNNNANRGLLSVLGGNTNANRPNTNNLNNFNRNTNTGQTNPNNNVNDIKNQMREAEKLLERLKELNRLKEQQKLEREKESQGQGTGSDNKKTDSNDNENINIKDDHEKTGVLKSLTKKKFYFMVMPVVPENEAVKYEQTVYYQD